TCAGCCTGCGAATTGCTCGCGCAGGACCCGCTTGAGAACCTTGCCGGTCGGGTTACGCGGAATGGCGTCGGCGAAGATCACCTTCTTGGGCACCTTGTAGCGCGCGAGCCTGGCTCCGCACTCGGCGATGATGTGTTGTTCGCTGAGTTCGGCGTGATCGCCGACGACGATGGCGCACGCGATCTCTCCCCACTTCTCGTCGGGCAGACCGATGACGGCCACCTCGTTGACGCCGGGGATTCCGATCACAACGTTCTCGATCTCCGCCGGGTAGATGTTCTCGCCGCCGGAGATGATCATGTCCTTGAGGCGATCCTTGATGTACAGGTAGCCCTCGTCGTCGATCTCGCCGATGTCACCGGTGCGAAACCAGCCGTCGTCGAAAGCGCCGCGGGTGGCGTCCGGGAGGTTCCAGTACTCCTTGAGCAAGAAATCGGCCTTGATCACGACTTCGCCTTCGCCGCGTTGGCTGATCACTCCGTCGTCGCGGCGTACCCGGACGTCGGCGAACATGCAGGCCCGCCCGGCGGATCCCACCTTGCGCAAGGCGTCGTCGCCGAGTAGCAGGGTTCCGCCGCCGCACGATTCGGTGAGCGCATAGCCCTGTACGACCTGCATGTTCTTGGCGGCGTACAGCTTGATCAGCGGCTCGGGCATGGGAGCGCCGCCGGTGATGAAGAAGCGGAAGTCGGGCGCATCGAGTTCGTCGAACCCGGGCACTTGGCGCATGAAGTTCAGGATCGCCGGCACCGCTCCCCCGATGGTCACCCGTTCTTGCACGATCAGCGTCCACACCGTCGCCGGGTCGAACTGCGGCATCGAGATCAAGGTGATGCCGCGCATGGCGCAGAAGATGACCGTGGTGAGCGCAGCCACGTGGAACATCGGCAGTGGCAGCAGCACCCGGTCTCCGGCACGCACATCGACGGTGAGCGACCACGACGTTGCCGCCGAGTGCACGGAATCATGCGTGTGAACAACGCCTTTCGGGCTGCCCGTGGTTCCGGAGGTGTACATGATGAACAGGTTGTCCTGGTCGCCGCACTCGACATCGGGCTCCTTGGCATCCACGGCTGCGAGGCGTTCTTCCAGCGAGCCGGCACCGCCTGCCGCCGGCACCCAGTCGGTGACAGTGCAGGGATGGCTGCCGCCCGCCCGCACCGCGTCGGCTACCGCCGTGAATTCGGCACCGTAGATCAGTGCTTTGCTGCCGCTGTTGGACGCGATGAACTCCAGTTCCGGTGCGGCGAGGCGGGTATTGAGGGGCACGACGACGACCCCGATCTTGGCCGCGCCGTAGAACAGGCCGCAGAACTCGACGCTATTGGGCATCAGCAGCGCCACCCGGTCGCCCTTGCCGAGACCGAGCGAGATGAGCACGGCGGCACAGCGATTGGCTAACTCATTGAGCTGCGTGTAGTTCAGCCGCACCGCTGACGACGGCTCGACGTAGGCCTCTAGCCCGGGGCTGACGACGGCACGTTGTGCGAGCATGGCGCCGATGTTCTTCATGGTTTCCTCCGTGTCGTGGCCTGCAGTCTCTGGAATGACTGGTCCATCAACCGGGCCAGTCTCAGGGGTTCGTCCACGGCCTCCGGGGCGGCGCCGATGGCGATGCGGACGGTGTCGTTGACGCTGGCGAAGGTGACGTTGAGTCCGGCGCCGGGCGGCAGAATCGGCAGGCCCAGAAAGGCGACCAGTGGTGCACCGGCCAGGTAGAGCTGTTCGGTGGGGCCCTTCATGTTCGAGATCACCACGTTGGCGCTGGGCGCGTTTCCCAAACCGGGCAGGGAGTCTGACACGGCCATGCTGCCGGCCAACAGCAGCGCGTAGACCTGACGCGAGGTCGTCTGCATCCGGCGGCCCTTGTCCTTGGCCTTCTTGGTGGCGCCGTTGATCTGGCGCAACCGCTCACCGATATCCACCCCGGGAGCGCCCATCGAGATCAGTTCGGCGCTTACCTGATTGCCGCCCGCCCCGCCGGACTCATGAGGCCCCTCACGCAGCGACATGGGCATGAAGGCCACCAGCGGCCGGTCGGCGGGCGCCCCGCGCTCGCCGAGGTAGGTGTGCAGGGCGTCGTCGATGACGGTCATGACGACGTCGTTGACGGAGGTGTTGGTAGCCGTGGCCACCTTCTTGACGTCGGCGAGCGGCAGCCCGGCGTCGGCGTAGGCGCGCGCAGCCGATTTCGCGGTGTTGTTGAACAACGTTCGTTGCGCCGTGAACGGCACCGACGCCATGCGCGGCTTCAGGTGCAGCGCCTGCACGCCGAACTCGACGATGTCGGCTCCGATGCCGAGCATGTCTGCGGGCAGCTTGGTCAGTCCCCGCAGCTGCCCCTGCAGCCGCTGGGTCTGGGAAGCCCTGGGACGCCGACGACGCACCTCGGCACCGCCCTGGGGCGCCATCCACGGGGCCGCCAGTCGCTCGTCATCGGGCGAGGCGCTCATGAAGTTGCGCATCACCCGCAGCCCGCCTTCACCGTCGATGAGGGCGTGGTGCACCTTGATCATGACAGCGAGACAGTCGT
The window above is part of the Mycolicibacter sp. MU0102 genome. Proteins encoded here:
- a CDS encoding acyl-CoA synthetase codes for the protein MKNIGAMLAQRAVVSPGLEAYVEPSSAVRLNYTQLNELANRCAAVLISLGLGKGDRVALLMPNSVEFCGLFYGAAKIGVVVVPLNTRLAAPELEFIASNSGSKALIYGAEFTAVADAVRAGGSHPCTVTDWVPAAGGAGSLEERLAAVDAKEPDVECGDQDNLFIMYTSGTTGSPKGVVHTHDSVHSAATSWSLTVDVRAGDRVLLPLPMFHVAALTTVIFCAMRGITLISMPQFDPATVWTLIVQERVTIGGAVPAILNFMRQVPGFDELDAPDFRFFITGGAPMPEPLIKLYAAKNMQVVQGYALTESCGGGTLLLGDDALRKVGSAGRACMFADVRVRRDDGVISQRGEGEVVIKADFLLKEYWNLPDATRGAFDDGWFRTGDIGEIDDEGYLYIKDRLKDMIISGGENIYPAEIENVVIGIPGVNEVAVIGLPDEKWGEIACAIVVGDHAELSEQHIIAECGARLARYKVPKKVIFADAIPRNPTGKVLKRVLREQFAG
- a CDS encoding WS/DGAT/MGAT family O-acyltransferase; its protein translation is MISPTDLTFLLLENPNRPLHMAAMTIFKKPQGQESTFGPRLFDAYRRSQAVKPFTHKLTWAGTGIAAWQDVEPDLANHVRQIDLPAPGSMAQFYELVSTLNSGLLDRSRPLWECYIIDGLENDCLAVMIKVHHALIDGEGGLRVMRNFMSASPDDERLAAPWMAPQGGAEVRRRRPRASQTQRLQGQLRGLTKLPADMLGIGADIVEFGVQALHLKPRMASVPFTAQRTLFNNTAKSAARAYADAGLPLADVKKVATATNTSVNDVVMTVIDDALHTYLGERGAPADRPLVAFMPMSLREGPHESGGAGGNQVSAELISMGAPGVDIGERLRQINGATKKAKDKGRRMQTTSRQVYALLLAGSMAVSDSLPGLGNAPSANVVISNMKGPTEQLYLAGAPLVAFLGLPILPPGAGLNVTFASVNDTVRIAIGAAPEAVDEPLRLARLMDQSFQRLQATTRRKP